A genomic region of Anopheles coustani chromosome 3, idAnoCousDA_361_x.2, whole genome shotgun sequence contains the following coding sequences:
- the LOC131259225 gene encoding large ribosomal subunit protein bL9m-like: MLVNIVKALAVSSVCPVGSCLLQSTRNTFVLKRRFPPYLYKKTQKPGKLRGKHYVYDLVEDTTIAKKPILEVVLTTFVEGVGSKGDVVSLKPNIAYNKLLLPGLAVYKTPESVAKYATVKDAKVKEVHSSTYAQRTVNKLESLILAVVMNKDHPWKIEPWHIKASLRKAGYYVPEHAITLPETPITGPDLLKQNKEFYCTITTNNLEKARVHCRIHHWSTEPSDRLPYVFEHWKLDSEPLFGNNSTPAQPEDNLKNVEK; this comes from the coding sequence ATGTTGGTGAACATTGTGAAGGCTTTAGCGGTATCATCTGTCTGCCCCGTTGGATCATGTCTTCTCCAATCGACACGAAACACCTTCGTGCTTAAGCGTCGCTTTCCACCGTACCTGTACaagaaaacccaaaaaccgggaaaactaCGTGGCAAACACTACGTGTACGACTTGGTCGAGGACACGACGATAGCGAAGAAACCGATCCTAGAGGTTGTATTGACTACGTTCGTCGAGGGCGTTGGATCGAAAGGGGATGTAGTATCACTGAAGCCAAACATTGCCTACAACAAACTGCTTCTGCCCGGTCTAGCAGTGTACAAAACACCGGAAAGTGTAGCGAAGTATGCTACCGTGAAGGATGCAAAGGTAAAAGAAGTGCACAGTTCCACCTACGCCCAGAGGACCGTGAACAAACTAGAAAGCTTGATTCTGGCTGTCGTCATGAACAAGGATCATCCGTGGAAAATTGAACCGTGGCATATTAAAGCTTCTCTTCGGAAGGCTGGATATTACGTTCCGGAGCACGCAATCACTTTACCGGAAACGCCTATCACAGGACCAGaccttttaaaacaaaacaaggaatTCTACTGCACCATCACGACCAACAATTTGGAGAAGGCTCGCGTGCACTGCAGGATACATCACTGGAGCACAGAACCTAGCGATCGTCTACCGTACGTCTTTGAGCATTGGAAACTGGATTCTGAGCCACTGTTTGGCAACAACAGTACTCCTGCGCAGCCTGAAGATAACCtgaaaaatgtggaaaagtAA